Proteins encoded by one window of bacterium:
- a CDS encoding HAMP domain-containing protein — protein MPRKRVLWQLYPAYLIITLVSLLAVAWYASRSLRQFYFDQTALDLEVRATLLSGQVEPFFLDSPLNTTDSLQLQSIVSELGLKTDTRLSAISLSGRIIADSHEPSVAWQNQTPNPEFAAARAGAIGIDSRFRKQSNEPVMYAAVPLTINGDIRAVIRASIPIGFIEDALWEIRIKIGVAALLIGIISAMISLWASRRISRPLQELRTGASKFAAGDLSNRMPISDSEEIGGLAEAMNEMALQLDERIQTITRQRNEQEVILAGMIEGVIAVDTEERLLIVNRAASELLQINADTARGRTIQEVVRNTDLLRLIDSTLATNAPTEGEIAMGERGEQTLQAHGTLLRDQEGATIGALLVFYDITKLRKLENLRREFVANVSHELKTPITSIKGFVEALQDGAIDNTEDAKRFLGIITRQVDRLHSIIEDLLALSRIEQDAEKSGIPLELGSIYEVLHSAMQACAHTATTKKMQLSLTCDQSLRTRINPPLLEQAVVNLIDNAIKYSDSEKPIEVAAGVVGGELIIAVRDHGKGIGKEHLPRLWERFYRVDTARSRSMGGTGLGLAITKHIVLAHNGRVSVESEPGIGSTFKIHLPASQF, from the coding sequence ATGCCCCGCAAACGAGTCCTCTGGCAACTTTACCCCGCATATCTGATCATCACGTTGGTATCGTTGCTGGCGGTAGCGTGGTATGCCTCACGTTCACTCCGGCAATTTTATTTCGATCAGACCGCACTCGATCTTGAGGTGCGAGCCACACTCCTTTCCGGCCAGGTTGAACCATTCTTCCTTGATTCCCCTCTGAACACAACAGACAGCCTTCAATTACAGTCGATAGTCAGCGAACTGGGACTCAAAACCGATACACGCCTGAGCGCGATCTCACTCTCCGGACGGATCATCGCCGATTCGCACGAACCCTCAGTCGCCTGGCAAAACCAAACCCCCAATCCCGAGTTCGCCGCGGCCAGGGCCGGAGCGATCGGAATCGACTCACGATTTCGTAAGCAATCTAATGAGCCGGTGATGTATGCCGCAGTGCCATTGACTATCAATGGAGATATACGGGCGGTCATCCGTGCTTCAATTCCGATCGGATTTATTGAGGACGCACTCTGGGAAATTCGGATCAAGATCGGCGTGGCCGCACTGCTGATCGGGATCATTTCGGCGATGATCAGCCTCTGGGCCTCCCGCCGTATCAGCCGTCCCTTGCAGGAACTCCGAACGGGAGCGAGCAAATTCGCCGCGGGCGATCTGAGCAACCGAATGCCGATCTCGGACTCCGAAGAGATAGGCGGCCTGGCCGAAGCGATGAATGAAATGGCGCTCCAACTGGATGAACGGATCCAGACGATCACGCGCCAGCGAAACGAACAGGAAGTCATCCTGGCCGGCATGATCGAGGGAGTGATCGCGGTAGACACCGAAGAACGATTACTGATCGTCAACCGCGCCGCCTCAGAACTACTGCAGATCAACGCCGACACCGCGCGGGGACGAACTATCCAGGAGGTCGTCCGCAACACCGATCTGCTGCGTCTCATTGACAGCACGCTGGCGACCAACGCGCCGACCGAAGGCGAGATTGCGATGGGAGAACGTGGCGAGCAAACCTTGCAGGCGCACGGTACTCTACTGAGAGACCAGGAAGGCGCCACGATCGGTGCGTTGCTGGTCTTTTATGACATCACCAAACTTCGCAAACTGGAAAACCTGCGCCGTGAGTTTGTGGCCAACGTCTCCCACGAACTGAAAACGCCGATCACCTCGATCAAGGGATTTGTCGAAGCGCTCCAGGATGGCGCGATCGACAACACCGAAGACGCCAAGCGCTTCCTCGGGATCATCACCCGCCAGGTCGACCGACTTCATTCGATCATCGAAGATCTCCTCGCTCTCTCGCGCATCGAACAGGATGCCGAGAAGTCCGGCATCCCGCTTGAACTCGGGTCAATCTATGAAGTCTTGCACTCCGCCATGCAGGCATGCGCCCACACCGCGACAACCAAGAAAATGCAGCTCTCCCTCACCTGCGATCAGTCATTGCGGACCCGCATCAATCCTCCCCTCCTTGAACAAGCCGTTGTCAACCTGATAGATAATGCGATCAAGTACAGCGACTCGGAAAAACCGATTGAAGTTGCGGCCGGTGTGGTCGGCGGCGAGCTGATCATTGCAGTCAGAGATCACGGCAAAGGGATCGGCAAAGAACACCTTCCGAGATTATGGGAACGCTTCTATCGGGTAGACACCGCTCGCTCGCGATCGATGGGAGGAACCGGTTTGGGGCTAGCCATAACCAAACATATTGTGTTAGCCCATAACGGTCGGGTCTCCGTCGAAAGTGAGCCCGGCATCGGCTCGACTTTCAAAATCCACTTGCCCGCCAGTCAGTTCTGA
- a CDS encoding response regulator transcription factor, with protein sequence MARESVLIIEDEEDIQELINYSLSKEGYLTTAVISGEDGLKTAKSKQPNLIVLDLMLPGMDGLEICRLLKNDPKTQHIPIVMLTAKGEESDVITGLELGADDYITKPFSPKVLVARIRTILRRKVKHDVGDEAVLSIHEMTIHPGRHEVVAKGKQVDLTLTEFKILHLLARRPGWVYTRYQIVNEIRGDEVLVTDRAVDVQIVGLRRKLGVMGKYVETVRGVGYRFKE encoded by the coding sequence ATGGCAAGAGAAAGTGTGCTGATCATCGAGGACGAAGAAGATATCCAGGAGCTGATCAATTATAGTCTCAGCAAAGAGGGGTATCTGACCACTGCGGTGATCTCCGGCGAGGATGGGCTGAAAACTGCTAAATCAAAGCAACCCAACCTGATAGTACTCGATCTGATGCTTCCAGGGATGGATGGCCTGGAGATTTGCCGCTTGCTCAAGAACGACCCGAAAACACAACACATCCCTATTGTCATGTTGACCGCTAAGGGTGAGGAATCTGACGTAATCACCGGCCTGGAACTTGGCGCCGATGACTACATCACCAAGCCGTTCAGCCCAAAAGTGCTGGTGGCTCGGATCAGGACAATCCTCCGCCGGAAGGTAAAGCATGATGTCGGCGACGAAGCAGTACTGTCGATCCACGAGATGACGATCCATCCCGGCCGCCACGAGGTCGTAGCCAAAGGAAAACAGGTCGATCTTACCCTGACTGAATTCAAGATCCTGCACCTTCTGGCCCGTCGTCCCGGATGGGTTTACACCCGCTACCAGATCGTCAACGAGATCCGCGGCGACGAAGTGCTGGTGACGGATCGTGCGGTTGATGTCCAGATTGTCGGACTTCGCCGAAAGCTTGGCGTGATGGGAAAGTATGTCGAAACGGTTCGAGGAGTAGGCTACCGGTTCAAGGAGTGA
- a CDS encoding VCBS repeat-containing protein: MLKRLLLFILLLSSSGVAGYEKELTPFSVTRGAATLGLPFWGGINTPKPTLVDFDRDGLTDLLFGDPSGKLTYFRNIGSVSQPEWELVTERLGQVDIGTWHILGDIDGDLDLDLFCDSREGKVAFWRNISSEERITFELADSAFSGILTGQFNTPALADIDSDGDLDFFFGAPSGLLELYRNVGTATTPQFQFETDAYDSVLAFPRGTLASGVNHGFSALRFVDMDADHDLDLFYGDFFNPNLYYFVNLGDSILSDLTFQTENYLPQATQGFNHPSFADLDNDNDLDLVLGVAGSADLNCLRYYENMGDGTVAAWDLIDSSIIRSIDVGSAAVPTLGDLDDDGDLDLLIGGVSGRLTYYQNTGSADAPEFLFVTDSFANISVLLYSAPALVDWDSDNDLDLLVGTNAGRVEYWRNDGTANSYAFVKADAQLGGIKVDQLAIPVPVDMNGDSLLDLVIGEWDFNNRANVLLYRNNGTSGNPALTLQTASLLTRDTSRAFVVPSVLDWDGDGRSDLLIGTDKLGVTLYRNTADSGQFPDSLSMLLEDAEIPGNDDGFRALIREADIDNDGDRDLFVGELDGGLNFYRSDGDCCVGRRGNLNSSPDGLTDLSDLSMLIQHITQPFGPVTFPCPSEADLFEIGGGTIDMGDLIYLIAFLTGQLSQLPACK; the protein is encoded by the coding sequence ATGCTCAAACGACTGCTGCTTTTCATACTCCTCCTCTCCAGTTCCGGTGTTGCCGGATATGAGAAAGAGCTCACTCCGTTCTCCGTCACGCGGGGGGCTGCGACGTTGGGACTCCCTTTTTGGGGCGGCATCAATACGCCAAAGCCAACATTGGTCGACTTTGATCGCGATGGTCTGACTGACCTGTTGTTTGGCGATCCATCCGGCAAGCTGACGTATTTCCGCAATATCGGCAGTGTGTCCCAGCCAGAGTGGGAGCTGGTCACGGAGCGGCTGGGACAGGTCGATATCGGCACCTGGCATATTCTCGGGGATATTGATGGAGATCTCGACCTGGATCTGTTTTGCGACAGCCGCGAGGGGAAAGTAGCTTTTTGGCGGAATATCTCCAGCGAAGAGCGCATCACGTTTGAATTGGCGGATAGCGCATTCTCCGGAATTCTGACCGGGCAGTTTAATACTCCGGCGTTGGCGGATATAGATTCAGATGGCGACCTGGATTTCTTCTTTGGCGCACCGAGCGGACTTTTGGAACTGTATCGCAATGTCGGGACCGCAACCACGCCCCAGTTCCAGTTTGAGACCGATGCATACGATTCGGTGCTGGCATTTCCGCGCGGCACGCTGGCGAGCGGAGTGAATCACGGCTTTTCTGCGCTCCGGTTTGTCGATATGGACGCGGATCATGATCTTGATCTTTTTTACGGGGATTTCTTCAATCCAAATCTCTACTATTTCGTCAATCTGGGTGACAGCATCCTCTCGGATCTGACCTTCCAGACCGAGAATTATCTTCCGCAGGCGACCCAGGGATTTAATCATCCGTCATTTGCCGATCTGGACAACGACAATGACCTTGATCTGGTTCTGGGAGTTGCCGGTTCGGCAGACTTGAACTGCCTGCGCTATTATGAGAATATGGGCGATGGTACGGTGGCGGCCTGGGATCTGATCGACAGTTCGATCATTCGATCGATCGATGTTGGTTCGGCGGCGGTGCCCACGCTTGGGGATCTGGATGACGATGGCGACCTTGACCTGTTGATCGGCGGGGTTTCCGGGCGATTGACTTACTATCAGAATACAGGTTCAGCCGACGCGCCGGAGTTTTTGTTCGTCACCGATTCATTTGCCAATATCTCCGTACTCCTTTATTCAGCGCCTGCCCTGGTCGACTGGGATTCGGATAACGATTTGGACCTGCTGGTTGGGACCAATGCCGGGCGAGTTGAGTATTGGCGCAATGACGGCACCGCCAATTCTTATGCATTTGTCAAAGCTGATGCCCAGCTTGGGGGGATCAAGGTTGACCAACTCGCCATACCGGTTCCGGTCGATATGAATGGAGACAGCCTGCTCGACCTAGTGATCGGAGAGTGGGATTTCAATAATCGTGCGAATGTTTTACTTTATCGCAATAACGGTACTTCAGGTAATCCGGCGCTCACGCTGCAGACAGCCTCGCTGCTTACTCGCGACACCTCGCGCGCGTTTGTGGTTCCTTCAGTGTTGGATTGGGATGGAGATGGCCGTTCTGATCTGCTGATCGGGACCGATAAACTGGGAGTGACGCTCTACCGCAATACCGCTGATTCGGGGCAATTTCCGGACTCGCTATCCATGCTTTTAGAGGACGCAGAGATACCCGGCAACGATGACGGTTTTCGCGCGCTGATCCGCGAAGCGGATATCGATAACGACGGGGACCGAGATCTGTTTGTGGGTGAGCTGGATGGTGGGCTAAACTTTTATCGATCGGATGGAGACTGTTGTGTGGGGAGGCGCGGCAATTTGAACAGCAGTCCGGATGGGCTGACCGATCTCTCCGATCTATCGATGCTGATCCAGCATATCACGCAGCCGTTCGGACCTGTCACGTTCCCCTGTCCCAGCGAAGCCGATCTTTTCGAGATCGGCGGCGGGACAATCGACATGGGGGATCTGATCTACCTCATCGCCTTCCTGACGGGGCAGTTGTCCCAACTTCCCGCCTGCAAGTAG
- a CDS encoding beta-propeller fold lactonase family protein, whose amino-acid sequence MKQTLLTLAMILVLAGCSSDKPTSLTPRIIGPEGSIYVLNQEDGTIYVYDSETGIRTDSMDAAVPKPHHMEFSPDHTYFYVVSRSNPGWVAKFAHETGTLIDTVEIPGALLPTAIAVSLNGGIGYVADFTPSPVTGHVAKLDLSAMSVISNTLQSGSGTHDVKISNDGARVFACNRFTDNLTIITTVNDDVYIRPLNDADPSVPGSPKYGPYGLVVDTKDSLLYIACLDSLADQVRVYDIEADSIVDSIMIPFSKTAEGPGKFAGPTLMDMTSDDSQLWVTTQWGNSVVVIDPQTKAVLANIPFSTPLAFGVNISDDDSRAYVACANEPDQRGRVYVINTTTFQKVDSILVGKNSFMAHYHAHHH is encoded by the coding sequence ATGAAACAGACTCTGCTCACTCTTGCAATGATACTTGTTCTGGCTGGCTGCAGTTCTGACAAACCGACATCATTGACGCCCAGGATCATTGGTCCCGAAGGCTCCATCTATGTGCTCAATCAGGAAGACGGAACGATCTATGTGTACGACTCCGAGACCGGCATACGGACCGATTCAATGGATGCGGCGGTCCCCAAGCCACATCACATGGAATTCTCTCCCGATCACACGTACTTCTACGTGGTCAGTCGAAGCAATCCCGGCTGGGTAGCCAAGTTCGCGCACGAAACTGGGACGTTAATCGATACGGTAGAGATCCCCGGAGCGCTCCTCCCGACGGCGATCGCTGTCTCGCTCAACGGCGGCATTGGGTATGTCGCGGATTTTACCCCCAGCCCGGTAACCGGGCATGTGGCCAAGTTGGATCTTTCCGCAATGAGCGTCATTTCGAATACCCTTCAATCCGGCTCCGGGACGCATGATGTCAAGATATCCAACGACGGCGCGCGAGTATTCGCCTGCAACCGCTTCACTGATAACCTGACGATCATCACCACTGTCAATGACGATGTATATATCCGTCCGCTCAACGATGCTGACCCGTCAGTCCCCGGCAGTCCGAAGTATGGCCCGTATGGCCTGGTGGTCGACACCAAGGATTCGCTTCTGTATATCGCCTGCCTGGACAGCCTCGCCGACCAGGTCAGAGTGTACGACATTGAGGCCGATTCGATCGTTGATTCCATCATGATCCCGTTCAGCAAAACTGCTGAAGGTCCTGGGAAATTCGCCGGCCCGACTCTCATGGATATGACTTCGGATGACAGCCAGCTTTGGGTGACGACTCAGTGGGGAAATTCAGTGGTGGTGATCGATCCGCAGACCAAAGCGGTGTTGGCCAATATCCCGTTCTCGACACCGCTTGCTTTTGGGGTGAATATCTCCGATGACGACTCCCGCGCGTATGTCGCCTGCGCCAACGAACCCGACCAGCGCGGTCGGGTCTATGTGATCAATACGACCACGTTCCAGAAGGTCGATTCGATTTTAGTTGGGAAAAATTCCTTTATGGCCCACTACCACGCCCATCACCACTAG
- a CDS encoding branched-chain amino acid ABC transporter substrate-binding protein has translation MKVLHLCLILCALLAVAGCGGAGSNQVKIALVCPLTGDDAAHGQGMKRAFIMAVEDANAAKMLGDIVIEALPMDDRSDPKEAVTVATQVISDRAIIGIIGHLNSGCSIPASKEYAKRDLPMITPASTNPKLTQQGYKNVFRVCGTDDVQGSFGANYVHDTLGLNTVAIIHDKTAYGQGLAEEFQKQFLAIGGTVTSFDGIDRGEKDFKALLTRVKSSGPMLVYYGGLYAEAGLITKQMKELGLAVPLMGGDGIFTSEYARIAGSAAEGDLASMVGLPPSKLPLAKDFLARYAQRWPGDDVEPYDPLTYEATMLLLDAYIACGKDMTKLNQTIAGIVHNGIIGEVSFDENGDNRNKAISMNRVQDGRFNFYEHVPQVQ, from the coding sequence ATGAAGGTTCTGCATCTCTGTCTGATCTTATGCGCTCTGCTGGCGGTCGCCGGATGCGGTGGCGCCGGATCCAATCAAGTGAAGATCGCGCTCGTTTGCCCTCTGACGGGGGACGATGCTGCTCATGGACAGGGGATGAAGCGCGCGTTTATCATGGCTGTCGAGGATGCCAATGCCGCCAAGATGCTCGGCGATATCGTCATCGAGGCGCTCCCGATGGATGACCGTTCCGATCCGAAAGAAGCTGTCACGGTAGCAACGCAAGTGATCTCGGATCGCGCTATTATCGGGATAATCGGCCATCTCAACTCCGGCTGCTCGATCCCAGCCAGCAAAGAGTATGCAAAGCGCGATCTGCCGATGATCACTCCGGCCTCGACCAATCCAAAACTTACCCAGCAGGGATACAAAAATGTCTTCCGCGTCTGTGGCACCGACGATGTCCAGGGGAGTTTTGGTGCAAACTATGTGCATGATACGCTTGGCCTGAATACCGTTGCTATCATCCATGACAAGACCGCTTATGGTCAGGGACTCGCTGAAGAATTCCAGAAGCAGTTTCTCGCGATCGGCGGGACAGTTACCTCATTTGACGGCATTGACCGTGGCGAGAAAGATTTCAAGGCATTGTTGACCCGTGTGAAGTCATCGGGGCCGATGTTGGTCTACTACGGCGGTTTGTATGCCGAGGCCGGCTTGATCACCAAGCAGATGAAAGAACTTGGCCTTGCTGTGCCGTTGATGGGTGGGGATGGGATCTTCACCAGTGAATACGCCCGTATCGCCGGATCGGCCGCCGAAGGCGACCTTGCCTCGATGGTTGGACTTCCGCCGAGCAAACTTCCGCTCGCTAAAGATTTTCTGGCGCGCTATGCCCAACGCTGGCCGGGGGATGATGTTGAACCATACGACCCGCTCACCTATGAAGCGACTATGCTCCTGCTCGATGCGTATATCGCCTGCGGCAAAGATATGACCAAGTTGAATCAGACTATCGCCGGGATCGTGCACAACGGGATCATCGGCGAGGTCTCCTTCGATGAAAACGGGGATAATCGAAACAAGGCGATCTCGATGAATCGCGTGCAGGATGGCCGGTTCAACTTCTATGAGCATGTACCTCAGGTTCAATAG
- a CDS encoding branched-chain amino acid ABC transporter permease, whose product MFVQQIINGLTLGSIYALFALGYTMVYGVLLMINFAHSEIFMVGAYIGFWVLALLPGVLPPVIPLYFLIIFGFALLFTGILAVAVEKMAYRPLRHAPRLAPLISAIGVSIFLQNLIMLTVGAESKPYPETFGVTQYEFSGIHVNSLQILIFTLAIVLMVALQLFITRTKLGKAMRAVSQNHIVSQLMGINTNTIIAVTFLIGGGLGGVAGVLNGLYYGSIKYNMGFLPGIKAFTAAVLGGIGNIKGAMVGGFLLGILEALAAGYISSEYKDVIAFVVLILVLVFRPTGIFGEQVTEKI is encoded by the coding sequence ATGTTCGTCCAGCAGATCATCAACGGATTAACGCTCGGCTCCATCTATGCCCTCTTTGCGCTGGGGTATACGATGGTCTACGGCGTGTTGCTGATGATCAATTTCGCGCATTCCGAGATCTTCATGGTCGGCGCATATATCGGGTTCTGGGTGCTGGCGCTTCTGCCGGGTGTCCTGCCGCCGGTCATCCCACTCTATTTCCTGATCATCTTTGGTTTTGCGCTTCTCTTCACCGGGATATTGGCGGTAGCGGTCGAGAAGATGGCGTACCGTCCACTGCGTCATGCGCCTCGCCTTGCTCCACTCATCTCGGCGATCGGTGTTTCTATCTTTCTGCAGAACTTGATCATGCTGACTGTCGGTGCAGAATCGAAACCATACCCGGAAACATTCGGCGTCACGCAGTATGAGTTTTCCGGAATTCATGTCAATTCGCTGCAAATTCTGATCTTCACGCTGGCGATCGTACTGATGGTTGCGCTCCAGCTATTCATCACCCGGACGAAACTCGGCAAAGCGATGCGCGCGGTCTCGCAGAATCATATCGTCTCGCAACTGATGGGGATCAATACCAACACGATCATCGCCGTCACTTTTCTGATCGGCGGCGGACTTGGCGGTGTGGCCGGTGTGCTGAACGGACTTTACTACGGCAGTATCAAATACAACATGGGGTTTCTCCCCGGTATCAAAGCATTCACCGCGGCGGTACTCGGCGGGATTGGTAATATCAAGGGTGCGATGGTCGGTGGGTTCCTGCTCGGTATTCTTGAAGCGCTCGCCGCAGGCTACATTTCATCTGAATACAAAGATGTGATCGCGTTTGTGGTGCTGATATTGGTGCTGGTTTTCAGGCCGACCGGCATCTTTGGCGAGCAGGTGACTGAGAAGATATGA
- a CDS encoding branched-chain amino acid ABC transporter permease: MTISRNQLIYGILLLIVIVGPLILHYTGSYYTVHVIGLVGIYALLCLGLNITIGYTGLLDLGFMAFYAIGAYTGALLSIAGLSFWMIIPITIIVGGAARLLIGAPVLRLRGDYLAIVTLAFGEITRLVLNNYDGLSNGPKGLPRVGERILPVNVFGLELREDIQFYYLILAFVIVGIIISTRLEHSRLGRALVAIREDELAAELAGVNVARTKAIAFTISGMFGAVAGTIYAHWIGFISPEMFTFMESVLLVSMLVIGGMGNIAGVILGVLLLVGVPEVLRSTLGSRFVDYRMLLFGAVMVIAIIFRPQGILPSKRRALELKSEETH; encoded by the coding sequence ATGACCATCTCCCGCAACCAGCTTATCTATGGCATACTGCTGTTGATCGTCATTGTCGGGCCGTTGATCCTGCATTACACCGGAAGTTACTACACGGTCCATGTGATCGGTCTGGTCGGGATCTATGCGTTGCTCTGTCTGGGTCTCAATATAACGATCGGCTATACCGGTCTTTTGGATCTCGGCTTTATGGCATTTTATGCCATTGGTGCGTATACCGGTGCATTGTTGTCGATAGCTGGGTTGTCGTTCTGGATGATCATCCCGATCACGATCATTGTCGGTGGGGCGGCGCGGTTACTGATCGGCGCACCGGTGCTCAGATTGCGCGGTGATTATCTTGCCATTGTCACGCTCGCATTCGGCGAGATCACGCGACTGGTGCTGAATAATTACGATGGCCTCAGCAATGGCCCAAAGGGGTTGCCGCGGGTTGGGGAGAGGATCCTTCCGGTGAACGTCTTTGGCCTGGAACTTCGAGAAGATATCCAGTTCTACTATCTCATTCTCGCGTTTGTGATAGTCGGCATCATCATCAGCACTCGTTTGGAGCATTCTCGTCTCGGACGCGCGCTGGTGGCGATTCGCGAGGATGAACTGGCGGCGGAACTTGCGGGAGTCAATGTCGCCCGAACCAAAGCGATCGCGTTCACGATCAGCGGGATGTTCGGCGCGGTGGCCGGGACTATCTATGCTCACTGGATCGGATTTATCTCACCCGAGATGTTCACATTCATGGAGTCGGTGTTGCTGGTGTCGATGCTCGTCATCGGCGGGATGGGGAATATTGCCGGGGTGATCCTTGGTGTGCTGTTGTTGGTTGGCGTGCCGGAAGTGCTCCGTTCGACCCTAGGGTCGCGTTTTGTCGATTATCGAATGTTGTTATTCGGGGCGGTAATGGTGATCGCCATCATCTTCCGCCCACAGGGGATATTGCCATCCAAACGTCGTGCACTTGAACTCAAATCCGAGGAGACGCATTAG
- a CDS encoding ABC transporter ATP-binding protein, with the protein MLLQADQITKHFGGLKALTNLSVTIESNEVLGLIGPNGAGKSTFFNVVTGVYAPDHGEVRFKGKLLNGATSHSVVEAGIARTFQNLRLFHGMTALENVMVARHSRTKSGFGSAMLRTPLFKREEREICDAGKAALDFVGLLKCGNDLARNLSYGNQRRLEIARALATEPSLLLLDEPTAGMNPKECDELIELLQKIRQKNIAVIIIEHRMQVVMSISDRIVVLDYGEKIAEGKPSEVQKNPKVIEAYLGAG; encoded by the coding sequence ATGCTTCTCCAGGCGGACCAGATCACCAAACATTTCGGCGGACTCAAGGCGCTGACCAATCTCAGTGTGACGATCGAAAGCAATGAGGTCCTCGGATTGATAGGTCCGAATGGCGCGGGGAAATCGACTTTCTTTAATGTCGTGACCGGCGTGTATGCGCCAGACCATGGCGAGGTTCGATTCAAAGGAAAACTGCTTAACGGTGCAACATCACATAGCGTGGTTGAAGCAGGTATTGCACGGACATTCCAAAATCTTCGGCTGTTCCACGGCATGACCGCGCTCGAAAATGTGATGGTGGCGCGCCATAGTCGGACAAAATCCGGATTTGGTTCCGCGATGCTCCGTACACCGTTATTCAAGCGGGAAGAACGGGAGATCTGCGATGCCGGCAAGGCGGCGCTGGATTTTGTCGGCCTGCTCAAATGCGGCAATGATCTGGCGCGGAACCTGTCGTACGGGAATCAACGTCGGCTGGAGATCGCGCGCGCGCTGGCGACGGAACCATCGCTGTTGCTCCTGGATGAACCGACTGCCGGGATGAATCCGAAAGAGTGCGATGAACTGATCGAGTTGCTGCAGAAGATACGGCAGAAAAATATCGCGGTGATCATCATTGAGCATCGGATGCAGGTGGTGATGTCTATTTCTGATCGGATAGTAGTGCTGGATTACGGGGAGAAGATCGCGGAGGGGAAACCATCCGAAGTGCAGAAGAACCCGAAAGTGATTGAAGCCTATCTCGGGGCGGGCTGA
- a CDS encoding FG-GAP repeat protein: MVKWMTGGMLWVGEYAVMRVWMAFVLFVLLPSLCFSQFIVVDSPQLIARLMVGDTLDNFGRCISPAGDVNSDDYDDFWVSRSSDGRWSEFRLYFGGDEIDSVPDFVLRAPSLRIYDVGDLNSDGFDDFLLACHDTVTWTPSNFDLHYGGPLLSSSPAMRFPIHSYEGFGEPIGSRHMVCAGKDMDGDGKPDLLVGEPTGNGGNGAYLYSSDPVFDTIADYHFAFGAFPDIQQSGSAVGFLPNFDGMSYILLGVPGYGGDPTTPGSVCFYRASSSLDTVPEFILHDPVDPASFAFGYQIVSTDFNQDGLTDFVVHASGTPGDLYLGEQPTDTTSDLIILPNFGGMESAGDLNTDGYSDLLICESPSRAESGSTTVVRPWMVSSI, encoded by the coding sequence TTGGTAAAATGGATGACCGGTGGTATGTTGTGGGTGGGAGAATATGCTGTTATGCGCGTTTGGATGGCCTTTGTACTGTTCGTCTTGCTTCCGAGTCTCTGTTTCTCACAATTTATCGTAGTTGATTCACCACAGTTAATAGCCCGCCTTATGGTCGGTGATACACTGGACAACTTCGGACGGTGCATTTCCCCTGCCGGAGACGTGAATTCGGACGACTATGACGACTTCTGGGTTTCGCGTTCCTCGGACGGTCGTTGGTCGGAATTTCGACTGTACTTCGGCGGTGACGAGATAGATTCTGTCCCTGACTTCGTGTTGCGCGCACCTTCTCTGCGTATCTATGACGTAGGCGATCTCAACTCTGACGGGTTCGACGACTTCCTGCTCGCTTGCCACGATACGGTAACATGGACGCCCAGCAATTTTGATCTGCATTACGGCGGGCCGCTCTTGTCGTCTTCACCTGCCATGCGATTTCCAATCCACTCTTATGAAGGATTTGGCGAACCGATTGGTTCCCGCCATATGGTATGCGCCGGAAAGGACATGGACGGCGATGGCAAACCGGATTTGCTGGTTGGTGAGCCAACTGGAAACGGCGGTAACGGCGCATATCTCTATTCAAGTGACCCGGTCTTTGATACCATCGCGGATTACCACTTTGCGTTTGGGGCATTTCCAGATATTCAGCAAAGTGGTTCCGCCGTCGGATTTCTGCCAAACTTTGATGGCATGAGCTATATCTTATTGGGCGTACCGGGCTATGGCGGTGATCCCACGACTCCCGGATCCGTCTGCTTCTATAGAGCGAGTTCCTCACTGGATACTGTGCCAGAGTTTATCCTGCATGATCCAGTCGATCCTGCGAGCTTCGCATTTGGCTACCAGATTGTGTCCACCGATTTTAATCAAGATGGTCTTACTGATTTCGTCGTTCACGCGAGCGGTACTCCAGGTGATCTCTACCTTGGTGAACAGCCAACCGACACTACTTCGGATCTTATTATTCTGCCAAATTTTGGCGGAATGGAGTCAGCAGGTGATCTGAACACTGACGGCTATTCTGACTTACTGATTTGTGAATCCCCTTCCAGGGCAGAGTCTGGATCTACTACGGTGGTACGGCCATGGATGGTATCGTCGATATGA